In the genome of Massilia sp. UMI-21, the window GACGAGGGCGGGAGCCACACGTGGCTGAAGCCCATGGCCTTCAGGTCGGCGACGTTGCCGGCCAGGGTGTTGTACCAGTTCGGGTTGCTGTAGCCCGCCGAGTTCCAGTGGAAGCCTTGCAGCAGGACGGCGGAACTGTTGCCGGCCTGGGCCGGCGGGGTGGCTGCGCCGGCATGGGCCGACAGCATCAGGGCACTCGTTGCGAGCAGGGCTGTAACGCTGACTTTCTTCTTCATGTCTCCTCCGGTGGATGGTACGGATTGGTAATGAATTCCTTCTAGAAAGCGATAACAACAATCAACAGCCATGCATGGTGAGTAGTTTAACTACCATAAGTGCTATTTCACTCGTACATACGGGCAATTGACGGGCCAATTCTGTCCCCGTGGCGATAGTGTGTCAACAGAATTTCGATTTGTTATGTAGTTTCACTACCATGCAGAAAAAAGCGGCGGGCGCATGCACGCGCCGCCGCAAAGGGCAACAGTTATACGGAAAAGTGAAAGATCAGTGGCCTGCCAGCGCCACGGCGTCGGCAGGATCCGGGTCCCAGCCGCCGCCCAGCGCGCGGACCAGGGCCACCGTCGCCAGCGCGCGCTCGCCGCGCAACTGGACGACCGTGCGTTCGACCGCGGCCAGGTTGCGCTGCGCATCGAGCAGCTCGAGGTAGCTGGAGCGGCCGGCGTCATACAGCTTCTGCGCCAGGTCAGCCGAACGGCGGGCCGCCGTCACGGCCGCATCGATCTGCCCGGCCTGGCCAGCGAGGATGCGCAGGCCGGCCAGCTTGTCCTCGACCTCGGCAAAGGCCGTGAGCACGCTCTGGCGGTAGGCTCCCACCGATTCCTCCAGCACCGCTTCGCTGCGCGCGATATTGGCGCGGTTGCGGCCGCCGTCGATGATCGGCATCGACGTGAGCAGGCCCAGCACCCAGGAACGGCTGCTCCACCTGAACACGTCGGACAAGGCGTCGCCGACGCCGCCGCCGGCCGCGCTGATGTTCAAGGCCGGGAACATCGCGCCGCGCGCCACGCCGATGCGGGCATTGGCCGCTTCCATGGCCCGCTGCGCCGCATTGATGTCGGGGCGGCGCTCCAGCAACGAGGACGGCAGGCCGGCCGGGATGCGGGGCAGCGCGCTCGCATCCAGCAGGGGATTCTTGCCGGCCGCGTAGTGCGCGGCCGGCTTGCCCAGCAGGACCGCCAGCGCGTGTTCCGCAGTCGCGCGCTGGCGCTGCAGGCCGATCGCCTCGGCGCGCGCCGCCGCCAGCTCGGTGCGGGCCCGCGACAGGTCGAACTCGCCGATGTCGCCCAGGTCGAAGCGGCGCTGCGTCACCTCGACGCTCTCTTCGCGCAGCCGCACGGCCTGCGCCACCGTGTCCAGTTCGGCGTCGAGGGCGCGCAGGCGGAAGTAGGTCTGCGCCACGTCGGCCTGCAGCGCCAGCAGCACCGAGCGGTAATTCGCCTCGATGGTCGCCGCATCGCTGCGCGCCGCCGACACGCCGGCCGCCACGCGGCCGAACAGGTCGACCTCGTAGCTCGCGCTCAGGCTGGCCGTATAAGTCGTCACCGGCCGGGTCGGCGTGCCCTGCGGCAGTCCAGACGCCAAGGGAGACGGACGGGCGCGCTCGGCGCCGATGCCCACGCCGACCTGGGGCACCCTGTCCGCCGCTGCGATGCCGGCAATCGCCCTCGCCTGCTTGACGCGGCTTGCTGCCACCGCCAGGTTGGCGTTGTTGGCGCCGGCCTCCTCGACCAGGGCGGTGAGCGCCGGGTCGTGGAAGGCCAGCCACCACTGGCCGCGCGGCTGCGTTTCGGCAGGCCGGGCCGGCTTCCAGCGCGCACCGTCGATGCCATCGACTTCGGCGGCCGGCGCGTTGGCCTCGCGGAAGGCGGCCGGGGTCTCGATGGCCGGCTGCCTGAACGCCGGCGTGGCGCAGGCGCTGAGCAGCAAGGCTGCCAACAATGTGGACAATGCCGGGGCCACACCCCGTGCGATCATGCTGCTCATCTCAATGCACTCCTTCCAGGTCCGGCACCGGCGCCTTCGCCAGCGGGTTTTTTTTCTCGAAACGTTTGCCGAGCGTGCGCAGCAAAACATAGAACAGCGGCGTCAGGAACAGGCCGAAGAAGGTCACGCCCAGCATCCCGGCGAACACCGCCACGCCCATCGCATGGCGCATCTCGGCGCCGGCGCCGCGCGAGAACACCAGCGGCACCACCCCCATGATGAAGGCGATCGAGGTCATCAGGATCGGACGCAGGCGCAGGCGGCACGCCTCCAGTGCGGCCTCGAACACGCTGCGGCCGTGGTCTTCCAGCTCGCGGGCGAATTCCACGATCAGGATCGCGTTCTTCGAGGCCAGCCCCACCAGCACAAACAGGGCAATCTGCGTGAAGATGTTGTTGTCGCCGCCGGTCAACTTCACGCCCACCAGCGCGCACAGGATCGACATCGGCACGATCAGGATCACGGCCAGCGGCAGGGTCCAGCTTTCGTACTGGGCAGCCAGCACCAGGAACACCAGCAGCACGCACAGCGGGAACACAAGCATCATGGTGTTACCGGCCAGGATCTCCTGGTAGGTCAGCTCAGTCCACTCGTAAGCGATCCCTTTCGGCAGGGTTTCCCTGGCCAGCTGCTCCATGATGGCCTGGGCCTGGCCCGACGAAACGCCCGGGGCCGGACCGCCGTTGATGTCGGCCGCCACATAGTTGTTGTAGCGCTGGACGCGGTCCGGTCCATAGCTGTCCTTCACCTGCATCAGCGAGGACAGCGGGATCATCTCGCCCTTGTCGCTGCGCACCTTCAGCTGCGCGATCTGCTCCGGCTGCGAGCGGAACTGCGCATCCGCCTGCACCCGCACCTGGTAGGTACGCCCAAAACGGTTGAAGTCGTTCACGTACAGCGAGCCCAGGTTCACCTGCAAGGTCTGGTAGATGGTCGCCAGCGGCACGCCAAGCTGCTTGGCCTTGACCCGGTCGACGTCGGCGAACAGCTGCGGCACGTTGATCTGGTAGCTCGAGAACACGCCCGCCAGCTGCGGCGTTCCCCAGGCCTTGGCCTGCAGCGCCTGGGTGGCCCGGTACAGTTCGTCGTAGCCGAGGTTGCCGCGGTCTTCCAGCATCAGCTTGAAGCCGCCGGTGGTGCCCAGGCCGTTCACCGGCGGCGGCGCCAGCACCATCACGAACGCATCCTTCACTTCGCCCATGCGCTTGTTGATTTCGGCGGCGATGGCGTCGGCGGACTGCTCCGGCTTGCCCTTGCGCTCGCTGAACGGTTTCAGGCCGGTGAACACGATGCCGGCATTGGGCGCGTTGGTGAAGCCGTTGATCGACAGGCCCGGGAAAGCGATCGAGGATTCCACCCCCGGGATCTCCTTGGCGATGGCCGACATGCGGCGGATCACCGCATCGGTGCGGTCCAGCGAGGCGGCATCGGGCAGCTGGGCGAAACCGATCAGGTAGCCCTTGTCCTGGGCCGGCACGAAGCCCGGCGGCACCACCTTGAACATGAAGACCGCGGCAATGCCCAGCGCCAGGTAGACGCCCAAGGTCGCGGTCTTGCGGCGCAGGACGGTCTTCACGCCGCCTTCGTAGCTGTGCGAGGCACGGCCGAAGAAGCGGTTGAAGGCGGCGAAGAAGCGGCCCAGCAGCTTGTCCATGGCACGGGTCAGGCGGTCTTTCGGTGCATCGTGGCTCTTGAGCAGGGCGGCCGACATGGCCGGCGCCAGGGTCAGCGAGACGAAGGCCGAGATCACGGTCGAGATCGCGATGGTCAGGGCGAACTGGCGGTAGAACTGGCCGGTCAGGCCCGAAACGAAGGCGATCGGCACGAACACGGCGCACAGCACCAGCGCGATCGCGATGATCGGGCCGCTGACCTCCCGCATGGCCTGGATGGTGGCGTCATGCGGCGACAAGCCGTGGCCGATGTTGCGCTCGACGTTTTCCACCACGACGATGGCGTCGTCGACCACGATGCCGATCGCCAGCACCAGGCCGAACAGCGACAGCGTGTTGATCGAAAAGCCGAACATCAGCATCACGGCGAAGGTGCCGACCACCGACACCGGCACCGCCAGCAGCGGGATGATCGAGGCGCGCCAGGTCTGCAGGAACACGATCACGACCAGGGCCACCAGCACCACGGCTTCCAGCAGGGTCTTGATCACCGAGTCGATCGACTCGCGCACGAACTGGGTCGGGTCGTACACGATGCTGTACTCGACGCCTTCCGGGAAGTCCTTCGACAAGGCTTCCATCGTGGCCCGCACATCCGTGGACAGCTGCAAGGCGTTGGCATTCGGCGCTTCGAAGATCGGGATCGCGACCGCCGACTTGTTGTTCAGCAGGGAACGCAGCGCGTAGGAGCTGGACCCCATCTCGATGCGGGCCACATCCTTCAGGCGCGTCACCGCACCGTCCTCGCCGGCCTTGACCACGATGTCGCCGAATTCCTCGGCGTTTGACAAGCGGCCCTGGGTGTTGACGGTCAGCTGGAACTGCGCGCCTTCCGTGGGGCCCTGGCCGATCACGCCGGCCGCGACCTGCACGTTCTGCTCGCGGATGGCGGCGACCACGTCGCCGGCGGTGAGATTGCGCGCCGCGACCTTCTGCGGATCGAGCCAGACCCGCATGGCGTAGTCGCCCGAGCCGAACAGCTGGACGTCGCCCATGCCGTTCAGGCGCGCCAGCTGGTCCTTGATGTTCAGCACCGCATAATTGCGCAGGTACAGGTCGTCATAGCGGCCATCGGGCGAATGCAGGTGTACCACCATGGTCAGGTTGGGCGAACTCTTGACGGTGGTGACACCGATCTGGCGCACCTCTTCCGGCAGGCGCGGCAGCGCGCGCTGCACGCGGTTCTGCACCTGGCTCTCGGCGCGGTCGATATCGGTGCCGATCGCGAAGGTCAGGGTCAGGGCCAGGGCGCCGTCCGAGGTGTTCTGGGAGCTCATGTAGAGCATGTCCTCGATGCCGTTGATCTGCTCTTCCAATGGCGCGGCCACGGTTTCGGCGATCACCTTCGGGTTCGCGCCCGGGTACTGGGCGCGCACCACCACCGACGGCGGCACCACCTCCGGGTACTCGGACACCGGCAGCTGGAAGATCGCGATCAGGCCGCCCACGAAGACGATCACCGACAGCACGACCGCGAAGATCGGCTTGTCGACGAAGAAGCGTGAGAAGTTCATGGATTACTCCTTGCCTGCGGTGTTCATGGCGACCTGTTCGCCCTTGGCCTTGGCCACCGCCGTGCTTGCAGTCGCCGACGAATCCGCATCCATCGGCACGATCTGCGGCGCGACCGGGGCACCGGGGCGCACGCGCTGCAATCCGTTGACGACGATCTTCTCGCCCGCCTTCAGGCCCGCGCGCACCACGCGCATGCCGTCGACCACCGGGCCCAGTTGAACCTGCCGGTACTCGGCCTTGCCGTCGCCGCCGACCACCACCACGAACTTGCGGCTCTGGTCGGTGCCCACGGCACGGTCGTTGATCACGATGCTGTTCTCGGCCACGCCGCTCCCCACCTGCACCCGGGCGAACAGGCCGGGGGCCAGCGCGCGCTCCGGATTGGCGAGCAGGGCGCGCATGCGCACGCTGCCGGTGCGGGCGTCGAGGTGGTTGTCGACGAATTCGAGCCTGCCTTCGTGCGGGAAGCCTTCTTCGTTGGCCAGGCCGACTTTCACGACCGCTCCCTGGGCGCGCTGGGCGCGGGTGCCGACGCGCAGGTAGGTTTGCTCGTCGCCGTCGAAGCTGGCGTAGATGCGGTCGAGCGAAACCACGGAAGTCAGCACGGCGCTGGCATCGACCAGGTTGCCGAGGGTGATCTCGGCCTTCGACACGCGGCCGTCGATCGGCGCCAGCACCCTGGTATAGGCCAGGTTCAGGCGTGCCGCTTCGAACTGCGCCTGGGCGGCGCGGGCGCTGGCCTCGAGCTCCTTCTGCGCGGCGGCTTTTTCGTCGAACTCGCGCTGGGCGATGGCTTTATCGAGCAGCAGGCGTTCGGCGCGCTGCAGTTCCAGGCGCGCCAGGTCGGCACGGGCGCGCGCCGCGGTCGCGCCGGCGCCGGCGCGATCGGCTTCGGCCTGGTAGGGCCGCGGGTCGATCACGAACAGCAGCTCGCCCTTCTTCACTTCGGCGCCCGGCCTGAAATTGACGGCGGTGATGTAGCCGCTGACGCGCGAGCGGATCTCGACCATCTCGACCGCCTCCAGGCGGCCCGAGAATTCCTGGGTTTCGGCCACCGGCTTTTCGATGACGACCGCCGCGGAGACCGGCGCTGCGGCCGGCGCCGCCGCCGCTGCGTCCTCCTCGCTGTTGGCGTCGGCGCAGCCGGCGAGCACCGCGCCCGCCAGGCCTGCGGCTGCCAGCAGTCCGGCGAGTGTCCTTGGCTTGCCCATGTGTTGTTGGCTATTCATGATCAACCTTTCTTGTTTGATGAGACAAAAAGATCCCTGTCGCCGCCGGATGCGAGCCGGAGGCGAGGAAAAAGGGGGCCTGTTCCGCGCCCGCAGGCGTGGATGGCGGATTTCTTACTGGAGAAGGGGCCGCGCGCTCAGCGCGGCCCCGGCGCGGGCGTCAACAGCGCCGCTGGCGTCGGTTTGCAGGTGCCTGGTACATACTCACCTCTTTCGAAGACGGTCCCTCACGTCGCCTCGGCGACGGCTTTTGGGAAAAACGGGGCCTCCCCCATGCGCGTGGCACGGTGGTGTTCGGAAGGCAGTGACGGTGGGTGCCGGTGCTGGGCGGTCAGCGCTCCAGCCCCGCAAGGAAGGTGGCGATTTCCGCGAGCGCGTGCACCTTGCATGCACATTCGTTGCGCCCGTCCGGGTCTTGCAGGGGCGCCGGCGGCATGCGCCGCACCGTGGTGCGCACGCCGGCATTGATCAGTTTGGCGCCGTATTGTTCGGCCTCGTCGCACAATGGGTCGTCCTCGGCCGAGAGGATCAGGGCCGGCGGCAGGTTCTTCAGCCGGCTCGAGCGCAAGGGCGAGGCGTACGGATGCGCGCGGTCGGCGGCGTGCGGCAGGTAGCCGCGGTAGGCGGCGGCGCAGTCGCTGGTGACTTTTTCGCGGTCCGGGCACTCGTTCATCTGGCGCATCGAACAGGTCGACAGGCCCGGATCGAGCATCGGCATGATCAGGATCTGGCCGGCCAGCCTGGGGGCGGCGCGGTCGCGCGCCATCAGGGCGCAGACCGCGGCCAGGTTGGCGCCGGCCTCGATGCCCATCACCACCAGCTTCTTGCCGGACCAGCCGAGCTTCGCCTTGTTCTTCGTGGTCCACAACAGCACCGCGTGCGCATCTTCCACCGCGGCCGGGAACGGGCTGACGGTGGCCAGCGTGTAGTTCGAGGCGAGCACCGCGCGCTCTTCATTGCATTGAGCCAGGTGGCGCAGGAACTCGTCCGCTTCCTCCATGTCGCCCGAAACGAAGCCGCCGCCATGGAAGAACACGATCAGGGTGTCGCGCTTGGCCGGGGTGCTTGCCGACTTGCCGGCGGTGTACAGGCGCGCGGCCAGCGCTCCCTGGGCCCCGGCAGCTTCCAACTCGCGCACGTCCACCGCGATGGCGGTCTGTTGCAATTCCACCACCGCGCTCATCGCTTGCCTCCTTCGGGCGCCACGGCCCAGCGGTCGGCCTTGCCTTGCGGGCATGCATCGCAGCGCATCTCGACCTGCATCGAGAGCGCCTTCAGGCCGCGCGCTTCCGCGCCGGCCGCCTGCGAATAGGCGTCGGTCCCCAGCAAGCCTGCCAGCGCTACCCCGCTCAGGGCAACTGCTACCGTGGTGAAGATTCCGTCCCGCATGCTCATGGCCAGCTTCGTGTATGTCTTTACTTTATGTTGCGATGCACACACTATAGCCATGGACTACAATCAGATAAAGATGGCAATAACGAATTGATTGTTCAGATTACCGAACAATCGAACAGACAAGCAATACAAGGACCGGTCCATGAACAAGCTCCAGGCCATGGAAGTATTCATCCATGTCGTCGACTGCGGCAGTTTCACCAAGGCTGCCGAGATGCTGAACCTGCCCAAGGCGACCGTCTCGACGCTGGTGCAGACGCTCGAGGCCACGCTGGCGGTCAAGCTGCTGCACCGCACGACCCGCCAGGTGATGATCACCTCGGACGGCGCCGCGTATTACGAGCGTTGCGTGCAGATCCTGTCGGACGTGCGCGACGCCGAGGAATCGCTGTCGCGCCACCGCCTGAGCCCGAGCGGACGCCTGCGCATCGACACGCCCACCGGCCTGGCCTCGGAAATCCTGATCCCCGCCCTGCCCGCCTTCTTCGAGCGCTACCCGGACATCACGCTGGAACTGGGCAGCACCGACCGGCCGGTCGACCTGGTCGAGGAAGGGGTCGACTGCGCGGTGCGCGGCGGCGAGCTGTTCGACCCGAACCTGATCGCGCGCCGCATCGGCGTGATCAACTTCGTCACCGCCGCCGCGCCCAGCTACATCGAGCGCTTCGGGATGCCGCAGCACCCGCGCGACATGGAGCGCCACCGCTGCGTGAACTACTTCTCTGCCAAGACCGGCAAGATCTCCCAGTGGGATTTCACCCGCGACGGCGAGCGCATCGAGGTCACCCTGCCCGGCGCCATCGCGCTCAACGATTCGAACGCCTACGTGCACGCGGGCCTGGCGGGCCTCGGCATCATCAACATGACGGACTACCTGCTGCTGCAGCACATCGCAGCCGGGCGCATGCTGCGCGTGCTGCCCGAGTGGAGCATCGACCCGCTGCCGGTGCACGTGGTGTACCCGCAGAACCGCCACCTGTCGGCCAAGGTGCGCGTGTTCGTCGAATGGATCTCGGAGCTGTTCGCGGCGCATCCGAACCTGCGCCTGCAGGCCCCGCGGGCGGGGCTGCCGGCGGCCGAAAGCCAGGCGCGGACGGTGTAGAATCGTCGCAAACAAAAACGCCGGAGACAGCCATGGACCACCGTTCCCAAACACGCGACATCGACCTCCTGCTGGCGCGCTACGCCGAAAGCCACCGCCACCACACCAACGAGATCATCCACTTCGTGTGCATCCCGTTGATCGTCCTGAGCCTGCTGGGCATCCTGTGGGCGATCCATCCGCTGGTGGCCGTCGCCGCCACGCTGGCCTCGCTCTACTACTACGCCAGGCTGTCGCACGGCTTCGCCATCGGCATGGGTGCGATGAGCGCCGTCATGCTGGGCGTGCTGGCC includes:
- a CDS encoding efflux transporter outer membrane subunit, with amino-acid sequence MSSMIARGVAPALSTLLAALLLSACATPAFRQPAIETPAAFREANAPAAEVDGIDGARWKPARPAETQPRGQWWLAFHDPALTALVEEAGANNANLAVAASRVKQARAIAGIAAADRVPQVGVGIGAERARPSPLASGLPQGTPTRPVTTYTASLSASYEVDLFGRVAAGVSAARSDAATIEANYRSVLLALQADVAQTYFRLRALDAELDTVAQAVRLREESVEVTQRRFDLGDIGEFDLSRARTELAAARAEAIGLQRQRATAEHALAVLLGKPAAHYAAGKNPLLDASALPRIPAGLPSSLLERRPDINAAQRAMEAANARIGVARGAMFPALNISAAGGGVGDALSDVFRWSSRSWVLGLLTSMPIIDGGRNRANIARSEAVLEESVGAYRQSVLTAFAEVEDKLAGLRILAGQAGQIDAAVTAARRSADLAQKLYDAGRSSYLELLDAQRNLAAVERTVVQLRGERALATVALVRALGGGWDPDPADAVALAGH
- a CDS encoding efflux RND transporter permease subunit, with product MNFSRFFVDKPIFAVVLSVIVFVGGLIAIFQLPVSEYPEVVPPSVVVRAQYPGANPKVIAETVAAPLEEQINGIEDMLYMSSQNTSDGALALTLTFAIGTDIDRAESQVQNRVQRALPRLPEEVRQIGVTTVKSSPNLTMVVHLHSPDGRYDDLYLRNYAVLNIKDQLARLNGMGDVQLFGSGDYAMRVWLDPQKVAARNLTAGDVVAAIREQNVQVAAGVIGQGPTEGAQFQLTVNTQGRLSNAEEFGDIVVKAGEDGAVTRLKDVARIEMGSSSYALRSLLNNKSAVAIPIFEAPNANALQLSTDVRATMEALSKDFPEGVEYSIVYDPTQFVRESIDSVIKTLLEAVVLVALVVIVFLQTWRASIIPLLAVPVSVVGTFAVMLMFGFSINTLSLFGLVLAIGIVVDDAIVVVENVERNIGHGLSPHDATIQAMREVSGPIIAIALVLCAVFVPIAFVSGLTGQFYRQFALTIAISTVISAFVSLTLAPAMSAALLKSHDAPKDRLTRAMDKLLGRFFAAFNRFFGRASHSYEGGVKTVLRRKTATLGVYLALGIAAVFMFKVVPPGFVPAQDKGYLIGFAQLPDAASLDRTDAVIRRMSAIAKEIPGVESSIAFPGLSINGFTNAPNAGIVFTGLKPFSERKGKPEQSADAIAAEINKRMGEVKDAFVMVLAPPPVNGLGTTGGFKLMLEDRGNLGYDELYRATQALQAKAWGTPQLAGVFSSYQINVPQLFADVDRVKAKQLGVPLATIYQTLQVNLGSLYVNDFNRFGRTYQVRVQADAQFRSQPEQIAQLKVRSDKGEMIPLSSLMQVKDSYGPDRVQRYNNYVAADINGGPAPGVSSGQAQAIMEQLARETLPKGIAYEWTELTYQEILAGNTMMLVFPLCVLLVFLVLAAQYESWTLPLAVILIVPMSILCALVGVKLTGGDNNIFTQIALFVLVGLASKNAILIVEFARELEDHGRSVFEAALEACRLRLRPILMTSIAFIMGVVPLVFSRGAGAEMRHAMGVAVFAGMLGVTFFGLFLTPLFYVLLRTLGKRFEKKNPLAKAPVPDLEGVH
- a CDS encoding efflux RND transporter periplasmic adaptor subunit, coding for MNSQQHMGKPRTLAGLLAAAGLAGAVLAGCADANSEEDAAAAAPAAAPVSAAVVIEKPVAETQEFSGRLEAVEMVEIRSRVSGYITAVNFRPGAEVKKGELLFVIDPRPYQAEADRAGAGATAARARADLARLELQRAERLLLDKAIAQREFDEKAAAQKELEASARAAQAQFEAARLNLAYTRVLAPIDGRVSKAEITLGNLVDASAVLTSVVSLDRIYASFDGDEQTYLRVGTRAQRAQGAVVKVGLANEEGFPHEGRLEFVDNHLDARTGSVRMRALLANPERALAPGLFARVQVGSGVAENSIVINDRAVGTDQSRKFVVVVGGDGKAEYRQVQLGPVVDGMRVVRAGLKAGEKIVVNGLQRVRPGAPVAPQIVPMDADSSATASTAVAKAKGEQVAMNTAGKE
- a CDS encoding alpha/beta hydrolase; its protein translation is MSAVVELQQTAIAVDVRELEAAGAQGALAARLYTAGKSASTPAKRDTLIVFFHGGGFVSGDMEEADEFLRHLAQCNEERAVLASNYTLATVSPFPAAVEDAHAVLLWTTKNKAKLGWSGKKLVVMGIEAGANLAAVCALMARDRAAPRLAGQILIMPMLDPGLSTCSMRQMNECPDREKVTSDCAAAYRGYLPHAADRAHPYASPLRSSRLKNLPPALILSAEDDPLCDEAEQYGAKLINAGVRTTVRRMPPAPLQDPDGRNECACKVHALAEIATFLAGLER
- a CDS encoding LysR family transcriptional regulator; its protein translation is MNKLQAMEVFIHVVDCGSFTKAAEMLNLPKATVSTLVQTLEATLAVKLLHRTTRQVMITSDGAAYYERCVQILSDVRDAEESLSRHRLSPSGRLRIDTPTGLASEILIPALPAFFERYPDITLELGSTDRPVDLVEEGVDCAVRGGELFDPNLIARRIGVINFVTAAAPSYIERFGMPQHPRDMERHRCVNYFSAKTGKISQWDFTRDGERIEVTLPGAIALNDSNAYVHAGLAGLGIINMTDYLLLQHIAAGRMLRVLPEWSIDPLPVHVVYPQNRHLSAKVRVFVEWISELFAAHPNLRLQAPRAGLPAAESQARTV
- a CDS encoding DUF962 domain-containing protein, with the translated sequence MDHRSQTRDIDLLLARYAESHRHHTNEIIHFVCIPLIVLSLLGILWAIHPLVAVAATLASLYYYARLSHGFAIGMGAMSAVMLGVLALMPDMTVLPVSIAVFVVAWIGQFIGHKIEGRKPSFFDDLRFLLIGPLFVLSFLYRRLNLAY